A section of the Microbacterium sp. MM2322 genome encodes:
- a CDS encoding ABC transporter permease subunit, with the protein MSAVTTTERISRIAAPVATGILLLLAWQVLSGVKIGRLSLIPAPLDVAETATGIAGVVGEDILVTGGNTLVGLVLGTVFGVLLAALAAWLRPVDGMLTPLVAAIAVVPIVALTPLLNTMLGASAQTGRQVVAAIAAFVPVFVNVLRGLRQSRPVQRDLFLAYAATGGQQFRKLTLPVAVPYLVTGVRIASSIAVISALVAEYFGGPTDGLGTAISSYAKTGNAAVAWTYVAAAIAVGLVFFLVTVLLERAVTRRRPI; encoded by the coding sequence GTGAGCGCGGTGACGACGACGGAGCGGATCTCGCGCATCGCTGCGCCGGTGGCCACCGGCATCCTGCTGCTCCTCGCGTGGCAGGTGCTGTCGGGCGTCAAGATCGGACGCCTCTCGCTGATCCCCGCGCCCCTCGACGTCGCCGAGACCGCGACGGGCATCGCCGGGGTCGTCGGCGAGGACATCCTCGTCACGGGCGGGAACACCCTCGTCGGACTCGTGCTCGGCACGGTCTTCGGCGTGCTGCTGGCGGCGCTCGCGGCGTGGCTGCGGCCCGTCGACGGCATGCTCACCCCGCTCGTCGCCGCGATCGCGGTGGTCCCGATCGTCGCTCTGACGCCGCTCCTGAACACGATGCTCGGCGCGTCGGCGCAGACCGGGCGCCAGGTGGTCGCCGCCATCGCGGCGTTCGTCCCGGTCTTCGTCAACGTGCTCCGGGGACTCCGGCAGTCGCGCCCCGTGCAGCGCGACCTGTTCCTCGCCTACGCCGCGACGGGAGGCCAGCAGTTCCGCAAGCTGACGCTCCCCGTGGCCGTCCCCTACCTCGTCACGGGCGTTCGGATCGCGAGCTCGATCGCCGTCATCTCGGCGCTCGTCGCCGAGTACTTCGGCGGTCCCACCGATGGCCTCGGTACCGCGATCTCCAGCTACGCCAAGACCGGCAATGCGGCCGTCGCCTGGACGTACGTCGCCGCCGCGATCGCGGTGGGTCTCGTCTTCTTCCTCGTCACCGTGCTCCTCGAGCGTGCCGTGACCAGGCGGAGGCCGATCTGA
- a CDS encoding aspartate aminotransferase family protein — translation MVSDDLDIRTRELDRAHVFHSWSAQALIDPFPLAGGLGSTVWDHAGTRLLDFSSQLVNVNIGHQHPAVIGAIQAQAEVLTTVAPSTANLVRGEAAQRIADLAPDGFSKVFFTNGGADANENAIRMARLHTGRDKVLSRYRSYHGNTGAAIVATGDWRRIPNEYARGHVHFFGPYLYRSEFWASTPEEECERALHHLRRVIEAEGPTSIAAILLESVPGTAGIMIPPPGYLAGVRRLADEFGIVLILDEVMSGFGRTGRWFAFEGHDVVPDLITFAKGVNSGYVPIGGVIISDEIAATFDERVFPGGLTYSGHPLAAASVVAALDAMRAEGIVDNARRIGEDVLGPGLHALAAKHSIIGEVRGEGVFWALELVADPVTREPVAPAVIGALKKDLMARGLLPFAADNRIHVVPPCVVTDDEVRRALDIYDAAFAAL, via the coding sequence ATGGTTTCCGACGACCTCGACATCCGCACCCGCGAACTCGACCGCGCGCACGTCTTCCACTCGTGGTCCGCGCAGGCCCTGATCGACCCGTTCCCGCTCGCCGGCGGGCTCGGCTCGACCGTCTGGGACCACGCCGGCACCCGGCTGCTGGATTTCTCGAGTCAGCTCGTGAACGTCAACATCGGCCACCAGCATCCCGCCGTCATCGGGGCCATCCAGGCGCAGGCCGAGGTCCTCACCACGGTCGCGCCGTCGACGGCGAACCTCGTCCGCGGCGAGGCCGCGCAGCGCATCGCGGATCTCGCCCCCGACGGATTCTCGAAGGTGTTCTTCACCAACGGCGGTGCGGACGCGAACGAGAACGCGATCCGCATGGCCCGACTGCACACGGGGCGCGACAAGGTCCTGTCGCGCTACCGGAGCTACCACGGCAACACGGGCGCGGCGATCGTCGCGACGGGGGACTGGCGTCGCATCCCGAACGAGTACGCGCGTGGGCACGTGCACTTCTTCGGCCCGTACCTGTACCGCTCCGAGTTCTGGGCGTCGACGCCCGAAGAGGAGTGCGAGCGCGCTCTGCACCACCTGCGCCGGGTCATCGAGGCGGAGGGGCCGACCTCGATCGCCGCGATCCTGCTGGAGTCGGTGCCGGGGACGGCGGGCATCATGATCCCGCCGCCCGGCTACCTCGCCGGCGTCCGTCGTCTCGCCGACGAGTTCGGCATCGTCCTGATCCTCGACGAGGTGATGAGCGGCTTCGGTCGCACCGGCCGCTGGTTCGCGTTCGAGGGCCACGACGTCGTCCCCGACCTGATCACCTTCGCGAAGGGGGTGAACTCCGGCTACGTCCCGATCGGCGGCGTGATCATCTCCGACGAGATCGCGGCGACGTTCGACGAGCGGGTGTTCCCCGGCGGGCTGACCTATTCGGGGCATCCGCTGGCCGCGGCATCCGTGGTCGCCGCGCTCGACGCGATGCGGGCAGAAGGCATCGTCGACAACGCGCGCCGGATCGGTGAGGACGTCCTCGGACCCGGCCTGCACGCGCTGGCCGCCAAGCACTCGATCATCGGTGAGGTGCGCGGGGAGGGCGTGTTCTGGGCGCTCGAGCTCGTCGCCGACCCCGTCACCCGCGAACCCGTCGCCCCTGCGGTGATCGGGGCGTTGAAGAAGGACCTCATGGCGCGAGGGCTCCTGCCGTTCGCCGCCGACAACCGCATCCACGTCGTCCCGCCCTGCGTCGTCACCGACGACGAGGTCCGGCGCGCCCTCGACATCTACGACGCGGCCTTCGCCGCGCTCTGA
- a CDS encoding ABC transporter substrate-binding protein translates to MRHSTRRRLAVIATVTAGALALSACAGTTSTTPADGNEDFTPITDIKLQLQWLPQAQFAGYYVAQEMGYFEDEGFDNVEIVPSGGDIVPQDALIAGDVDFAVAWVPKVLGTIESSGVELTDIAQVFQRSGTTQVSWKGDGVTSVADFEGKRIGSWGSGNEWEIFAAMAADDLDSTTVSVVTQDFSMNALLDGDVDAAQAMTYNELAQVLEVVNPDTGKLYTMDDLDVVSYEDTKGAMLQDAIWADTERLADDPAYADAAVRFLKAITKGWLYARDNVDKSADTVWDIASTAEAAFPIGATHQLWQLNEVNKLIWTDVPFGTIEQDAWDQTVDGAIAAVNQDGMHLITEEPPASAFSNEYIEKALAELKEEGVSVDGAYTPIDVTLTEGGK, encoded by the coding sequence ATGCGTCACAGCACCCGACGCCGGTTGGCGGTCATCGCGACCGTGACCGCCGGCGCACTCGCCCTGTCCGCGTGCGCGGGCACGACGAGCACCACCCCCGCCGACGGCAATGAGGACTTCACGCCGATCACCGACATCAAGCTGCAGCTGCAGTGGCTGCCCCAGGCGCAGTTCGCGGGCTACTACGTCGCCCAGGAGATGGGCTATTTCGAGGATGAGGGCTTCGACAACGTCGAGATCGTCCCGTCCGGCGGAGACATCGTCCCGCAGGATGCCCTCATCGCCGGCGACGTCGACTTCGCCGTCGCCTGGGTGCCGAAGGTCCTCGGGACGATCGAATCGTCCGGCGTCGAACTGACCGACATCGCGCAGGTCTTCCAGCGCTCCGGCACGACGCAGGTCTCGTGGAAGGGCGACGGCGTCACGAGCGTCGCCGACTTCGAGGGCAAGCGCATCGGATCGTGGGGCAGTGGCAACGAGTGGGAGATCTTCGCGGCGATGGCCGCGGATGATCTCGACTCGACCACGGTCTCCGTTGTCACCCAGGACTTCTCGATGAACGCCCTGCTCGACGGTGATGTGGATGCCGCGCAGGCCATGACCTACAACGAGCTCGCTCAGGTTCTCGAGGTCGTCAACCCCGACACCGGCAAGCTCTACACGATGGACGACCTCGACGTCGTCTCGTACGAGGACACCAAGGGCGCCATGCTGCAGGACGCCATCTGGGCCGACACGGAGCGCCTGGCCGACGACCCGGCGTACGCCGACGCGGCAGTCCGCTTCCTCAAGGCCATCACCAAGGGCTGGCTCTACGCGCGGGACAACGTCGATAAGTCCGCCGACACGGTGTGGGACATCGCCTCCACCGCCGAGGCAGCCTTCCCGATCGGCGCCACCCACCAGCTGTGGCAGCTCAACGAGGTCAACAAGCTCATCTGGACCGACGTTCCCTTCGGGACCATCGAACAGGATGCCTGGGACCAGACCGTCGACGGGGCGATCGCCGCTGTCAACCAGGACGGCATGCACCTGATCACCGAGGAGCCGCCGGCATCCGCGTTCTCGAACGAGTACATCGAGAAGGCACTCGCAGAGCTCAAGGAGGAGGGGGTCAGCGTCGACGGGGCGTACACGCCGATAGACGTCACCCTCACCGAGGGCGGAAAGTAA
- a CDS encoding CoA-acylating methylmalonate-semialdehyde dehydrogenase, giving the protein MTDHTDAPVLEHWVGGAAWSGDADRTSPIHNPATGRVTGRVRLASTADVDAAVERAAAALPAWRDASIAKRQGVMFSFREILNARKGELAAILTAEHGKVLSDALGEIARGLEVVEFACGSGHLLKGDYSDNVSTGVDVYTLKQPVGVVGVISPFNFPAMVPLWFLPIALVAGNAVVLKPSEKDPTAADWIARALAEAGLPAGVLNVVHGDKEAVDALLDHPTVGAISFVGSTPIARYIYERASAEGKRVQALGGAKNHMLVLPDADLDLAADAAVNAGFGSAGERCMAVSVLLATESIADALVAKIAERVATLRTGDGTRGCDMGPLITREHRDKVAGYLDVAAADGAEIVVDGRDVVPDAEGDGFWLGPTLIDKVPTTSAVYTDEIFGPVLSVVRVSGYEEGLGLIEASPYGNGTAIFTNDGGAARRFQREVSVGMVGVNVPIPVPVAYHSFGGWKASLFGDAKAYGPQGFSFFTREKAVTSRWLDPSHGGLNLGFPQHD; this is encoded by the coding sequence ATGACCGACCACACCGACGCACCCGTGCTCGAGCACTGGGTGGGCGGCGCCGCCTGGAGCGGCGACGCGGACCGCACGAGTCCGATCCACAACCCCGCCACCGGCCGCGTCACCGGGCGCGTGCGCCTCGCGAGCACCGCCGATGTCGACGCGGCTGTCGAACGCGCTGCCGCCGCGTTGCCGGCCTGGCGCGATGCCAGCATCGCGAAGCGGCAGGGCGTCATGTTCTCGTTCCGCGAGATCCTGAACGCCCGCAAGGGCGAGCTCGCCGCGATCCTCACCGCCGAGCACGGCAAGGTCCTCTCCGACGCGCTCGGCGAGATCGCCCGCGGTCTCGAGGTCGTCGAGTTCGCCTGCGGCTCGGGGCATCTCCTCAAGGGCGACTACTCCGACAACGTCTCGACGGGTGTCGATGTCTACACGCTGAAGCAGCCCGTCGGCGTCGTCGGGGTCATCAGCCCCTTCAACTTCCCCGCGATGGTGCCGCTGTGGTTCCTGCCGATCGCGCTCGTCGCCGGCAATGCCGTCGTCCTGAAGCCGAGCGAGAAGGACCCGACCGCGGCGGACTGGATCGCCCGAGCCCTCGCCGAGGCGGGCCTCCCCGCGGGCGTCTTGAACGTCGTCCATGGCGACAAAGAGGCCGTCGACGCGCTCCTCGACCACCCGACCGTCGGGGCGATCTCCTTCGTCGGGTCGACCCCCATCGCCCGTTACATCTACGAGCGCGCGAGCGCTGAGGGCAAGCGCGTGCAGGCCCTCGGCGGCGCGAAGAACCACATGCTGGTGCTCCCGGATGCCGACCTCGACCTCGCCGCCGATGCCGCCGTCAACGCGGGCTTCGGCTCGGCGGGGGAGCGCTGCATGGCCGTCTCGGTGCTGCTCGCCACCGAATCGATCGCCGACGCCCTGGTCGCGAAGATCGCGGAGCGCGTCGCGACGCTCCGCACCGGTGACGGCACGCGCGGCTGCGACATGGGCCCGCTCATCACCCGCGAGCACCGCGACAAGGTGGCCGGCTACCTCGACGTGGCGGCAGCCGACGGCGCCGAGATCGTCGTCGACGGCCGCGACGTGGTTCCGGATGCCGAGGGTGACGGCTTCTGGCTCGGTCCGACCCTCATCGACAAGGTGCCCACGACCTCCGCGGTCTACACCGACGAGATCTTCGGCCCGGTCCTCTCGGTGGTCCGTGTGAGCGGCTACGAGGAGGGCCTCGGCCTCATCGAGGCGAGCCCGTACGGCAACGGCACCGCGATCTTCACGAACGACGGCGGCGCCGCGCGCCGGTTCCAGCGCGAGGTGAGCGTCGGCATGGTCGGGGTGAACGTCCCGATCCCCGTGCCCGTCGCGTACCACTCGTTCGGCGGCTGGAAGGCGTCGCTGTTCGGCGACGCGAAGGCGTACGGGCCGCAGGGCTTCTCGTTCTTCACCCGTGAGAAGGCCGTCACCTCCCGCTGGCTCGACCCGTCGCACGGCGGCCTGAACCTCGGCTTCCCGCAGCACGACTGA
- a CDS encoding NAD(P)/FAD-dependent oxidoreductase, with protein MTGHVEVVVVGAGFAGIAAAVELRDAGHDVLVVERADRVGGTWRENVYPGVACDVPAHLYSLERHPNPGWSSEFAPGPEIAAYLDDVVDREGLRGAIRFGTALTDAAWDPTADRWRLSFSGDGPDTADVLVLGCGRLSEPRIPRIPGLVSFPGSVAHTARWDSAEPVAGRRLAVVGTGSSAAQLVPELVRAGAEVTLFQRSPAWVLPRGGRTYDALDAVRFAAPGAIARERRALAAGDGERFAARSGRGAASARARRAALAHLAANVPDRAMRRALTPSYPFGCKRVVLSDAFYPAVAGGAVTLESSALAAVEGRRLIGASGVAHDGIDRIVLATGFETTHQPYARLVRGEDGRTLAEHWARGMRAVASTMVAGFPNLFVLNGPHSALPHASSLLVLERQAEFVRRVIGGGGVVRVDTDAEARATAEVAARASGTAWLGGCDSWYLDERSGGVGVLWPGTVADMAAAMDDAARTAVTRTERSALTGGAR; from the coding sequence ATGACGGGTCACGTCGAGGTCGTCGTCGTGGGTGCCGGTTTCGCGGGCATCGCCGCGGCGGTCGAGCTGCGTGACGCCGGTCACGACGTCCTCGTGGTCGAGCGGGCCGATCGGGTCGGGGGCACGTGGCGCGAGAACGTCTACCCCGGCGTCGCGTGCGACGTGCCCGCCCACCTCTACAGCCTCGAACGCCACCCGAACCCGGGCTGGTCGTCCGAGTTCGCCCCCGGTCCCGAGATCGCCGCCTACCTCGACGACGTCGTCGATCGCGAGGGACTGCGCGGCGCGATCCGCTTCGGGACGGCGTTGACGGATGCCGCCTGGGACCCGACCGCCGATCGGTGGCGCCTGTCGTTCTCGGGTGACGGCCCCGACACGGCCGACGTGCTCGTGCTCGGGTGCGGGCGTCTGTCCGAGCCGCGCATCCCTCGCATCCCAGGTCTCGTCTCGTTCCCCGGAAGCGTCGCGCACACCGCGCGGTGGGATTCGGCTGAGCCCGTCGCCGGCAGGCGTCTCGCCGTCGTCGGCACCGGATCGAGCGCCGCCCAGCTCGTCCCGGAGCTCGTGCGCGCCGGCGCCGAGGTGACGCTGTTCCAGCGTTCGCCGGCCTGGGTTCTCCCGCGCGGCGGCCGCACCTACGACGCCCTCGACGCCGTACGGTTCGCGGCGCCCGGTGCCATCGCGCGTGAGCGGCGCGCCCTCGCCGCGGGCGACGGCGAACGGTTCGCCGCGCGGTCCGGCCGGGGTGCGGCATCCGCTCGTGCCCGTCGGGCCGCTCTCGCGCACCTCGCGGCGAACGTGCCCGATCGGGCGATGCGCCGTGCCCTGACGCCGTCGTATCCGTTCGGCTGCAAGCGCGTCGTCCTCTCGGACGCGTTCTATCCCGCGGTCGCCGGCGGCGCCGTGACCCTCGAATCGTCGGCGCTCGCGGCGGTCGAGGGGCGCCGGCTCATCGGGGCCTCCGGCGTCGCCCATGACGGCATCGACCGCATCGTGCTGGCGACCGGGTTCGAGACGACGCACCAGCCGTACGCGCGGCTCGTGCGCGGTGAGGACGGCCGCACGCTCGCCGAGCACTGGGCGCGAGGCATGAGGGCGGTGGCCTCGACGATGGTCGCCGGCTTCCCCAACCTCTTCGTGCTCAACGGGCCGCACTCGGCGCTGCCGCATGCCTCGTCTCTGCTCGTCCTCGAGCGACAGGCGGAGTTCGTCCGACGGGTGATCGGCGGGGGCGGCGTCGTCCGCGTCGACACGGATGCCGAGGCCCGCGCGACGGCGGAGGTCGCCGCGCGCGCGTCGGGCACAGCGTGGCTCGGTGGGTGCGACAGCTGGTATCTCGACGAGCGCTCCGGCGGTGTCGGTGTGCTGTGGCCGGGGACCGTCGCCGATATGGCGGCGGCGATGGACGACGCGGCGCGCACCGCGGTGACGCGGACCGAGCGGTCCGCGCTGACAGGAGGAGCACGATGA
- the cofC gene encoding 2-phospho-L-lactate guanylyltransferase, with protein MSGHGWAVMIPVKPFAAAKSRLGVDARRGDIARALALDTVDVVTRTAGVARVLVVTADAALASLLPGGVELIREREAVGIDAALASASARVGLRRQRAAVPADLAALAPAELSAALAMAASVSRAVIPDAAGTGSTLVTARAGVPWASSYGPDSFARHVALGCRPLPVRATSGLRWDLDTPDDLADLLPRAGERLRGVA; from the coding sequence GTGAGCGGCCACGGCTGGGCGGTGATGATCCCCGTCAAACCGTTCGCGGCGGCGAAGTCCCGCCTCGGCGTGGACGCCCGCCGGGGCGACATCGCGCGGGCGCTCGCGCTCGACACCGTCGACGTCGTGACCCGCACCGCCGGGGTCGCCCGCGTGCTCGTCGTCACCGCCGACGCGGCGCTCGCGTCGCTCCTGCCCGGCGGCGTGGAGCTCATCCGGGAGCGCGAAGCGGTGGGGATCGACGCCGCCCTGGCCTCGGCATCCGCTCGGGTGGGTCTGCGGCGTCAGCGCGCGGCTGTTCCCGCCGACCTCGCCGCGCTCGCTCCGGCGGAGCTGTCGGCTGCGTTGGCGATGGCCGCGAGCGTGTCCCGGGCGGTGATCCCGGATGCCGCCGGCACCGGCTCGACCCTCGTCACTGCTCGGGCGGGTGTGCCGTGGGCGTCGTCGTACGGCCCGGACTCCTTCGCCCGGCACGTCGCCCTCGGGTGTCGGCCCCTGCCGGTGCGGGCCACCTCGGGCCTGCGTTGGGACCTCGACACCCCCGACGACCTGGCCGACCTGTTGCCGCGGGCGGGCGAGCGCCTTCGGGGCGTAGCGTGA
- the cofG gene encoding 7,8-didemethyl-8-hydroxy-5-deazariboflavin synthase CofG, producing the protein MPHPDDTLIDPAEAERLLAATGPGLDALLVRAASVRDAGLVAAGRPGVITYSRKVFLPLTTLCRDRCHYCAFVDTPAQLLRKGAPAYLDDAQILRIARAGAAQGCKEALLTLGDRPEERWPEARAWLDAHGFASTIDYVAHAARLVTAETGLLAHANPGVMTPGELAALRPVSPSMGMMLETTSRALFETPGAAHYGSPDKDPAVRAAVIEDAGRARVPFTTGILVGIGETVADRAASLFALRDAHARHGHLQEVIVQNFRAKPSTAMHGAPDADRDAYLAAIAVARLVLGPRMRIQAPPNLSDPAELAALLAAGVDDWGGVSPLTADHVNPERPWPHLDDLAAHTAAAGFELVERLTAHPEFVQGRDTWIDPSLHGAVAALADPITGLARSAAVAPRRRVPSIALLDTAASTPRDLDAGDWERLLAATGDDLERLVRTADDVRRTTIGDTVSIVVNRNLASTGLRRTPVGPGFFGLGDAREIARDAAALGASELCVQGRLDPAEDPALYLDLVGAVRAAAPSLHLHAFRPQDVADLADRSGVGISAAIGALRDAGVGTMPGTGVKILDDDVRRRIAPDDLEVDRWLEIVRAEHALGLRTSSVLFYGHVESAADRIAHLLRLRDLHDETGGFTEFVPIPLPGHSSTVADRSALDEHRAMVAVSRLVLNDGIRHIQIPWTRHGRAVTAELLRSGGDDLGGTLLDGRVRPDAGVEQGLELPFADAARLAASLRRRVRERTTAYGTPVEVAA; encoded by the coding sequence ATGCCCCACCCCGACGACACCCTCATCGACCCGGCCGAGGCCGAGCGCCTGCTCGCCGCGACCGGACCGGGCCTCGACGCGCTCCTCGTGCGCGCGGCATCCGTTCGCGATGCGGGTCTCGTCGCGGCGGGGCGACCCGGCGTCATCACGTATTCGCGCAAGGTCTTCCTGCCGCTGACGACGCTCTGCCGTGACCGGTGCCACTACTGCGCGTTCGTCGACACCCCGGCGCAGCTGCTCCGCAAGGGCGCTCCCGCGTACCTCGACGACGCGCAGATCCTGCGCATCGCCCGGGCGGGTGCCGCGCAGGGCTGCAAGGAGGCGCTCCTCACCCTCGGTGACCGCCCCGAGGAGCGCTGGCCCGAAGCGCGGGCGTGGCTCGACGCGCACGGCTTCGCTTCGACGATCGACTACGTCGCGCACGCCGCGCGGCTCGTGACGGCCGAGACGGGGCTCCTCGCCCACGCGAACCCGGGGGTCATGACCCCCGGCGAGCTGGCGGCGCTCCGCCCGGTGTCCCCGTCGATGGGCATGATGCTCGAGACCACCTCGCGCGCGCTGTTCGAGACGCCCGGCGCCGCCCACTACGGGTCGCCCGACAAAGACCCGGCGGTGCGTGCCGCCGTGATCGAGGATGCTGGGCGTGCCCGCGTGCCCTTCACCACCGGCATCCTGGTCGGCATCGGCGAGACCGTCGCCGATCGCGCCGCCTCGCTCTTCGCACTCCGCGACGCGCACGCCCGGCACGGTCACCTGCAGGAGGTGATCGTGCAGAACTTCCGAGCGAAGCCGAGCACCGCGATGCACGGTGCCCCGGATGCCGACCGTGACGCGTACCTCGCGGCGATCGCCGTCGCGCGCCTCGTCCTCGGACCGCGCATGCGCATCCAGGCACCGCCGAACCTCTCCGACCCGGCCGAGCTCGCTGCGCTCCTCGCCGCGGGCGTCGACGACTGGGGTGGGGTTTCGCCGCTGACCGCCGATCACGTCAACCCCGAGCGGCCGTGGCCGCACCTCGACGACCTCGCCGCCCACACCGCCGCGGCCGGCTTCGAGCTGGTCGAGCGGCTCACGGCGCATCCCGAGTTCGTGCAGGGCCGCGACACGTGGATCGACCCGTCGCTGCACGGTGCTGTCGCGGCGCTCGCGGACCCGATCACGGGTCTCGCCAGGAGTGCTGCGGTCGCACCGCGTCGGCGCGTCCCCAGCATCGCGCTCCTCGACACAGCGGCCTCGACGCCGCGCGACCTGGATGCGGGGGACTGGGAACGCCTGCTCGCCGCGACCGGCGACGACCTCGAACGTCTCGTCCGCACGGCGGACGACGTGCGGCGGACGACGATCGGCGACACGGTCAGCATCGTCGTGAATCGCAATCTGGCCTCGACCGGGCTCCGTCGCACCCCGGTTGGCCCCGGTTTCTTCGGACTCGGCGACGCCCGAGAAATCGCCCGGGATGCCGCGGCCCTCGGGGCGAGCGAGCTCTGCGTGCAGGGGCGTCTCGACCCGGCCGAAGACCCCGCCCTCTACCTCGACCTCGTGGGCGCCGTGCGCGCTGCAGCGCCGTCGCTGCACCTGCACGCGTTCCGCCCGCAGGACGTCGCCGACCTCGCGGACCGCAGCGGTGTGGGGATCTCGGCGGCGATCGGCGCACTCCGGGATGCGGGTGTCGGCACGATGCCCGGCACCGGCGTGAAGATCCTCGACGACGACGTGCGGCGACGCATCGCACCCGACGATCTCGAGGTCGACCGGTGGCTCGAGATCGTCCGGGCCGAGCATGCGCTCGGGCTGCGCACGAGCTCCGTCCTCTTCTACGGCCACGTCGAGTCCGCCGCCGACCGCATCGCGCACCTGCTGCGCCTCCGCGACCTGCACGACGAGACCGGCGGGTTCACCGAGTTCGTCCCCATTCCGCTGCCCGGCCACTCGTCCACCGTCGCCGACCGGTCCGCTCTCGACGAGCACCGTGCGATGGTGGCTGTCTCCCGCCTGGTCCTGAACGACGGCATCCGTCACATCCAGATTCCGTGGACGCGGCACGGCCGCGCCGTCACGGCAGAGTTGCTGCGCAGCGGCGGCGACGACCTCGGCGGCACGCTGCTCGACGGCAGGGTCCGCCCCGATGCGGGCGTCGAGCAGGGGCTCGAGCTGCCGTTCGCCGACGCCGCGCGTCTCGCCGCGTCGCTGCGGCGCCGGGTGCGCGAGCGCACGACGGCGTACGGCACGCCCGTCGAGGTGGCCGCATGA
- the fgd gene encoding glucose-6-phosphate dehydrogenase (coenzyme-F420): MTTPIRFGYKASAEQFGPVELLENAVAAEAAGFDSVFISDHFQPWMHDGGHAPAALPWLGALGARTSRILIGTSVLTPTFRYHPAVVAQAIATLAVMNPGRVILGVGTGEALNEVTLGLEWPEPPVRFQRLKESIALMRELWDHERVTFEGSFWRVEDATVYDRPDEPVPVYIGAAGPAAARLAGRIGDGFITTSGKDPALYTDTLLPAVAEGEGKAERADEVDRMIEVKVSYHPDLATGRERTRFWAPLALSAEEKMGIHDPREMQRRAAALPIERAASRFIVSDDPDEHVERIAAYVDMGFRHLVFHDPGHDQGAFLQRYADDILPRLRKRFG, from the coding sequence ATGACCACTCCGATCCGGTTCGGATACAAAGCCTCGGCGGAACAGTTCGGCCCGGTCGAGCTGCTGGAGAACGCGGTCGCGGCGGAGGCTGCCGGATTCGACAGCGTCTTCATCTCCGACCACTTCCAACCGTGGATGCACGACGGTGGGCACGCTCCGGCCGCGTTGCCGTGGCTCGGCGCGCTCGGTGCGCGGACCTCCCGCATCCTCATCGGCACCTCGGTGCTGACGCCCACGTTCCGCTACCACCCGGCGGTCGTCGCCCAGGCGATCGCGACCCTCGCGGTGATGAACCCGGGCCGTGTGATCCTCGGGGTCGGCACCGGCGAGGCGCTCAACGAGGTGACGCTGGGCCTCGAGTGGCCCGAGCCGCCGGTGCGGTTCCAGCGACTGAAGGAGTCGATCGCCCTGATGCGCGAGCTGTGGGACCACGAGCGGGTCACGTTCGAGGGGTCGTTCTGGCGGGTCGAGGACGCCACCGTCTACGACCGGCCCGACGAGCCGGTGCCGGTGTACATCGGCGCCGCGGGCCCGGCGGCCGCGCGTCTCGCGGGCCGCATCGGCGACGGGTTCATCACGACGAGCGGCAAGGACCCCGCGCTCTACACCGACACGCTCCTGCCCGCGGTCGCCGAGGGCGAGGGCAAAGCGGAGCGCGCCGACGAGGTCGACCGGATGATCGAGGTGAAGGTCTCGTACCACCCCGATCTCGCGACGGGGCGCGAGCGCACCCGCTTCTGGGCGCCGCTCGCGCTGTCGGCCGAGGAGAAGATGGGCATCCACGACCCCCGCGAGATGCAGCGCCGCGCAGCGGCGCTGCCGATCGAGCGGGCTGCGTCGCGGTTCATCGTGTCGGACGACCCCGACGAGCACGTCGAGCGGATCGCGGCCTACGTCGACATGGGGTTCCGGCACCTCGTCTTCCACGATCCCGGCCACGACCAGGGCGCGTTCCTGCAGCGCTACGCCGACGACATCCTGCCGCGCCTCCGGAAGCGGTTCGGGTGA